The stretch of DNA CGGAGGAGGGCGAGGTCGGGGTCATGACAGCTCCAGGGGATGGCCGGTCAGTCGCTCGTAGGCCTCGAGGTAGCGCTCCCGGGTCCGCTCGACGACGTCGTCGGGCAGGGCCGGGGGCTCCTGACCGCCGTCGCGGTCCCAGCCGGAGGCCGGCGCGGTGAGCCAGTCGCGCACGTACTGCTTGTCGAAGGAGGGGGTGACCCGGCCGGGCTCCCAGGCGTCGGCGGGCCAGAAACGGGAGGAGTCGGGGGTGAGGACCTCATCGCCGAGGACCAGATCGCCGCTGGTATCGGTGCCGAACTCGAACTTGGTGTCGGCCAGGATGATGCCGCGGTCGCGGGCGATCTCGGCGGCCCGGCCGTAGAGGGCCAGGGTGGTCTCACGCAGGGCGGTGGCGGCCGGTTCCCCCACCATCTGGATGACGCGTTCGAAGGTGACGTTCTCGTCGTGCTCGCCGAGCTCGGCCTTGGCGGCCGGGGTGAAGATCGGCTCGGGCAGGCGGGAGGCCTCGGTCAGGCCCTCGGGCAGGGGCACGCCGCACACGGATCGGCCCTCCTGGTACTCGGCCAGGCCCGAGCCGGTGAGGTAGCCGCGGGCCACGCACTCCACCGGGTGCATCTCCAGGCGCCGGCAGATCATGGCGCGCCCGGCGACCTGGTCGGGGACGTCGAGGGAGACGAGGTGGTTCGGGACGACGTCGGCGAGCTGCTCGAACCACCAGGCGCTCAGGGCGGTGAGGACTCTGCCCTTGTCCGGGATCGGGGTGGACAGGATGTGGTCGTAGGCGCTGATGCGGTCCGAGGCGACCACGAGGAGCACGTCCTGTCCGCTCCAGGGGCCCTCGGCGACGGGAGCGTAGACGTCTCTCACCTTGCCGCTGGAGAGGTGCTCCCAGCCTGGGATGGTGGGGGCCTGGGACGCGGGTGCTGAGGCTCCGAGGCTGACGGAGGCGGAGCTCGCGGACTGAGTCATACCCCCATCCTGCCATCGGCGGGCACCGTGTGTCCGGTTCCGAGCGGCGGCGTCGTCTGCGTGAGTCGCCACTTCCTCCCTCTTCGCATACCGCGCCATCACGCCATTTCATTCGGGTCGCCTCAGGAACGGCCCCGGGTGCCGACCGGAGCAATTCCGACCGGTGGGAAGGAGACGAATCGAGCAGACGGGAGGCCTCGGACGGCCGACCCGGACGCTGACGTGGGTCAACACCGACGCCGGCGGGCACGGCGCAACACTGCCGGCGACGCCGCGAGAAAATATCACGAACAGGTAACGGCTGTGCGCTTGGTCTCAGAAGAAGTCCGGGCGATGTCGGTGCGGTAGTGGGCGCCCTCCAACTCGATGCGCTCGACGGCCTCGTAGGCGCGCGCCCGCGCGTCCTCCACCGTGGGGCCCAGGGCGACGACGGACAGGACGCGCCCGCCGGTGGACACCAGCTCGCCGCGCTCGGTGGTGCCGGTGCCGGCGTGCAGGACGTGGACGTCGTCGAGCTCCTCGGCGGCCTCGATCCCGGAG from Actinomyces sp. Marseille-P3109 encodes:
- a CDS encoding phosphoribosylaminoimidazolesuccinocarboxamide synthase produces the protein MTQSASSASVSLGASAPASQAPTIPGWEHLSSGKVRDVYAPVAEGPWSGQDVLLVVASDRISAYDHILSTPIPDKGRVLTALSAWWFEQLADVVPNHLVSLDVPDQVAGRAMICRRLEMHPVECVARGYLTGSGLAEYQEGRSVCGVPLPEGLTEASRLPEPIFTPAAKAELGEHDENVTFERVIQMVGEPAATALRETTLALYGRAAEIARDRGIILADTKFEFGTDTSGDLVLGDEVLTPDSSRFWPADAWEPGRVTPSFDKQYVRDWLTAPASGWDRDGGQEPPALPDDVVERTRERYLEAYERLTGHPLELS